In a genomic window of Salegentibacter salegens:
- the xerD gene encoding site-specific tyrosine recombinase XerD: protein MKWTSALQDYCNYLRIERGLSDNSITNYRLDVVKLINFLSVKNIEVSPIQISEEILQQFIYEIARDVNARSQSRIISGLRGFFNYLVFEDYRKDNPLDLIESPKIGRKLPDTISTEEIDLLIASVDLGKAEGERNRAILETLYGCGLRVSELTELKISDLFFKEGFIKVTGKGNKQRFVPVSAYTQKFINIYKDEVRIHQKINKEFSDTLFLNRRGNQLTRAMIFTIIKRLAEKAGIQKKISPHTFRHSFATHLLENGADLRAIQQMLGHESITTTEVYMHVDRKHLREVMEQFHPRR from the coding sequence ATGAAATGGACCTCAGCCCTACAGGATTATTGTAACTATCTTCGCATAGAACGTGGACTCTCAGATAACTCCATCACCAATTACAGGTTGGATGTTGTGAAACTTATCAACTTCTTAAGCGTTAAAAATATCGAGGTGTCCCCTATTCAAATTTCCGAAGAAATTTTACAGCAATTTATTTATGAAATCGCCAGGGATGTGAATGCCCGTTCACAATCGAGAATAATTTCTGGTTTACGCGGATTTTTTAATTACCTGGTTTTTGAAGATTACCGTAAAGACAATCCTTTAGATCTTATCGAATCTCCCAAAATTGGCAGAAAATTGCCCGATACCATTTCTACGGAAGAAATTGATCTTCTTATTGCAAGCGTGGATCTTGGCAAAGCTGAAGGCGAACGCAACCGGGCTATCCTGGAAACTTTATATGGCTGCGGCTTGCGGGTTAGTGAACTTACCGAGCTAAAAATCTCTGATCTTTTCTTTAAAGAAGGCTTTATAAAAGTAACCGGAAAAGGTAATAAGCAGCGTTTTGTACCTGTTTCAGCTTATACACAGAAGTTTATTAATATTTATAAAGATGAAGTTAGAATTCATCAAAAGATCAATAAAGAATTTTCTGATACTTTATTTCTAAATCGAAGGGGAAACCAGCTCACCCGGGCAATGATTTTTACCATTATTAAACGCCTGGCAGAAAAAGCCGGAATTCAGAAAAAGATAAGTCCGCATACCTTTCGGCATTCTTTCGCTACCCATTTATTAGAAAATGGGGCCGATTTAAGAGCTATTCAGCAAATGTTAGGTCACGAAAGCATTACCACTACCGAAGTGTATATGCACGTAGACCGCAAACATCTACGGGAAGTAATGGAGCAATTTCACCCACGACGTTAG
- the aroQ gene encoding type II 3-dehydroquinate dehydratase: MKIMIINGPNLNLLGTREPDTYGNKSFETYFSELQFKFQKTELSYYQSNVEGELINQLHEADKEFDGIVLNAAAYTHTSIGLADAVKGIKTPVVEVHISNTHSREEFRHKSYIAPNAKGVILGFGLMGYDLAIQSFLNEK, translated from the coding sequence ATGAAAATAATGATTATTAACGGGCCCAATCTAAACCTTCTGGGAACCCGTGAACCCGATACCTACGGAAATAAAAGTTTTGAAACCTATTTTTCTGAACTTCAGTTTAAATTTCAAAAAACCGAACTTTCTTATTATCAAAGTAATGTAGAAGGGGAACTTATTAATCAACTTCACGAAGCCGATAAGGAATTTGACGGTATTGTTTTAAACGCCGCGGCTTACACACACACCTCAATTGGATTGGCAGATGCCGTAAAAGGTATAAAAACGCCTGTAGTAGAAGTGCATATTTCAAACACACATTCGCGAGAGGAATTTAGGCATAAATCGTATATAGCACCTAATGCTAAAGGGGTAATTCTTGGTTTTGGACTTATGGGTTATGATTTGGCAATTCAAAGTTTTTTAAATGAAAAATGA
- the rny gene encoding ribonuclease Y, with product MEILLNIVIGVIGAAIGFAIAKFLERKRASQTIKNAKKTATNILKEAKSEGESIKKDKILQAKEKFIELKSEHEKVILNRDKKMNDAEKRIRDKESQVSGELSKNKKLNKEYEEKLDDYNQRVAYLEKKQEEIDKLRNSQIQQLEVISGLSADEAKAQLSEALKDSARTDAMALIQDTIEEAKLTAQQEAKKIIITTIQRIGTEEAVENCVSVFNLESDDVKGRIIGREGRNIRALEAATGVEIIVDDTPEAIILSCFDSVRREVARLSLHKLVTDGRIHPARIEEVVKKTRKQIDEEIIDIGKRTVIDLGIHGLNPELIKLVGRMKYRSSYGQNLLQHSREVAKLCGVMASELGINPKLAKRAGLLHDIGKVPETETETPHAILGMQWAEKHGEKPEVCNAIGAHHDEIEMNSLLSPIVQVCDAISGARPGARRQVLDSYIQRLKDLEEIAFGFGGVKKAYAIQAGRELRVIVESEKVNDEKASNLSFEISQKIQTDMTYPGQVKVTVIRETRAVNIAK from the coding sequence ATGGAGATATTATTAAATATAGTTATAGGGGTTATTGGGGCAGCAATAGGGTTTGCCATTGCGAAGTTTTTGGAGCGAAAAAGAGCTTCACAAACCATTAAAAACGCCAAAAAAACTGCGACTAACATTCTTAAAGAAGCAAAATCTGAAGGAGAAAGTATCAAGAAAGACAAGATACTTCAGGCTAAAGAAAAATTCATCGAATTAAAATCGGAACACGAGAAGGTAATTCTTAACCGTGATAAAAAGATGAATGATGCCGAAAAACGCATTAGGGATAAAGAATCACAGGTTTCGGGAGAACTTTCTAAGAATAAAAAGCTCAATAAAGAGTATGAAGAAAAATTAGATGATTATAACCAACGTGTAGCGTATCTTGAAAAGAAACAGGAAGAAATTGATAAACTTCGCAACAGCCAGATTCAGCAATTAGAAGTGATCTCTGGCCTTTCTGCCGATGAAGCCAAGGCTCAACTTTCTGAAGCACTTAAAGACAGCGCAAGGACAGATGCTATGGCGTTAATTCAGGATACTATAGAAGAGGCTAAACTAACTGCACAGCAGGAAGCGAAGAAAATTATTATTACTACCATTCAGCGAATAGGAACTGAAGAAGCTGTAGAAAATTGCGTTTCGGTATTTAACCTGGAAAGCGACGATGTAAAAGGTAGAATTATTGGCCGTGAAGGTAGAAATATTAGAGCTTTAGAAGCCGCTACCGGTGTGGAAATCATTGTAGATGATACGCCTGAAGCTATTATTCTTTCCTGTTTCGATTCGGTTAGAAGGGAAGTAGCTCGTTTATCGCTGCATAAATTGGTTACCGATGGAAGAATTCACCCGGCCAGAATTGAAGAAGTAGTTAAGAAAACCCGTAAACAAATTGACGAGGAAATTATAGATATTGGTAAGCGTACCGTAATTGATTTAGGAATCCACGGTTTAAACCCCGAACTAATTAAATTGGTAGGCCGAATGAAATACCGTTCTTCTTACGGTCAAAACCTGTTACAACACTCCAGGGAAGTTGCTAAACTTTGTGGTGTGATGGCCTCAGAGCTTGGTATAAACCCTAAGCTGGCTAAACGTGCCGGATTACTCCATGATATTGGTAAAGTGCCGGAAACCGAGACTGAGACTCCTCACGCTATTCTTGGAATGCAATGGGCAGAGAAGCACGGGGAAAAACCAGAAGTTTGTAACGCTATTGGTGCTCACCACGACGAGATCGAGATGAATTCTTTACTATCTCCTATTGTACAGGTTTGTGATGCGATTAGTGGAGCGAGACCGGGTGCAAGAAGACAGGTACTCGATTCTTATATTCAACGTTTAAAAGATCTTGAAGAGATCGCCTTTGGATTTGGTGGAGTGAAGAAAGCTTATGCTATCCAGGCGGGACGTGAACTACGAGTTATTGTGGAAAGCGAGAAAGTAAACGATGAAAAAGCTTCAAATCTTTCGTTTGAAATTTCACAAAAGATCCAAACCGATATGACTTATCCGGGGCAGGTTAAAGTAACCGTAATTCGCGAAACAAGAGCGGTAAATATTGCTAAGTAA
- a CDS encoding aldo/keto reductase, whose product MKTLKFKNGDEMPAIGLGTWKSGKDEVKKAVKIALNNGYKHIDCAATYGNEDAVGEAFSEVFAEGKIKRDEVWITSKLWNNAHKQEDVIPALKKTLKDLQLDYLDLYLIHWPVAFKPEVDFPQNDDEYLSLEEAPIIETWNMMLEAKKQGLVKHVGVSNFSSMKLEELMEETSDYPEMNQVELHPYLQQNELLEFCSSHNIHVTGFSPLGSGDRPDGMKAKNEPSLLENPVIKKIAKKHGASAGQVLIKWSEMRGTAVIPKSTNEERIIENLQSTGVNLDESDLQKIAELDDHFRYVTGEFFVTKGNSYENIYDDDDYKA is encoded by the coding sequence ATGAAAACATTAAAATTTAAGAACGGCGATGAAATGCCGGCCATAGGATTAGGTACCTGGAAATCTGGAAAAGATGAAGTAAAGAAAGCGGTTAAAATCGCCTTAAATAATGGCTACAAGCATATTGATTGCGCTGCAACTTATGGAAATGAAGATGCCGTAGGTGAGGCTTTTTCTGAAGTTTTTGCTGAAGGAAAAATAAAACGTGACGAAGTTTGGATAACCTCTAAATTATGGAACAATGCTCATAAACAAGAAGATGTAATCCCTGCATTAAAAAAGACATTAAAAGACCTGCAGTTAGATTATCTAGACCTGTATCTAATTCACTGGCCGGTGGCTTTTAAGCCCGAGGTAGATTTTCCTCAGAATGATGACGAATATTTATCATTAGAAGAAGCGCCAATAATTGAAACCTGGAATATGATGCTGGAAGCGAAAAAACAAGGTCTGGTAAAGCACGTTGGGGTTTCTAATTTTAGCAGTATGAAACTTGAAGAATTAATGGAAGAAACTTCTGATTATCCAGAAATGAACCAGGTAGAATTACATCCTTATTTACAACAAAATGAGCTACTGGAATTTTGTAGCAGTCATAACATTCATGTCACAGGATTTTCTCCACTTGGAAGCGGCGACCGCCCTGATGGGATGAAGGCAAAAAATGAACCTTCTTTATTAGAAAATCCTGTAATTAAAAAGATTGCGAAAAAACACGGTGCCAGTGCAGGACAGGTTTTAATAAAATGGAGCGAAATGCGAGGAACCGCAGTAATTCCTAAATCTACAAATGAAGAACGTATTATAGAAAACCTTCAAAGTACAGGTGTAAATTTAGATGAATCAGATCTTCAAAAAATCGCCGAATTAGACGATCATTTTAGATATGTCACCGGAGAGTTTTTTGTTACCAAAGGAAACTCTTACGAGAACATCTATGATGACGACGATTATAAAGCTTAA
- a CDS encoding porin family protein, translated as MKKSILIAVIAVLGFTSAASAQEFVYFGAKGGVNFTNMSSDGFEDEKSRTGFHLGLLSEIPLSERFSLQPEVLYATQGLEADRTFAGQTVNGEYQLDYIQVPVLAKIYLIEGLSIEAGPSFNFLVEEEYDFESDFGDTEFDTEAGSTFEFGGAIGASYKFNNGFFVSARYTQGFTDVFDSDNWDDDAIKNNGIQAGIGLMF; from the coding sequence ATGAAAAAGTCGATTTTAATTGCAGTAATTGCCGTATTAGGTTTTACATCTGCAGCAAGCGCACAGGAATTTGTTTATTTTGGAGCCAAAGGTGGTGTGAATTTCACCAATATGTCTTCAGACGGTTTTGAGGATGAAAAAAGCAGAACAGGATTCCACTTAGGTCTACTTTCTGAAATTCCTTTAAGCGAACGTTTTTCACTTCAACCAGAGGTGCTTTATGCAACTCAGGGACTTGAAGCCGATAGAACTTTTGCCGGTCAAACAGTGAACGGGGAATATCAACTGGATTATATTCAGGTGCCGGTTTTAGCTAAAATCTATTTAATAGAAGGACTTTCTATTGAAGCAGGACCATCATTTAATTTTCTTGTAGAAGAGGAGTATGATTTTGAGAGTGATTTTGGCGATACTGAATTTGATACTGAAGCCGGAAGTACTTTTGAATTTGGTGGAGCCATTGGTGCTTCTTATAAATTCAATAATGGATTTTTTGTATCTGCCAGATATACTCAAGGATTTACCGATGTATTTGATAGCGACAACTGGGATGATGATGCCATAAAAAATAATGGAATCCAGGCAGGTATCGGACTAATGTTTTAA
- a CDS encoding cell division protein ZapA has protein sequence MADKLKIKLSIADRVYPLTINPQQEEGLRKAAKKIEAMIKQFEQSYAVRDKQDVLAMCALQFAAQTEQKDIDRSTDTLKAEDKLKSLNDLLQKHLVS, from the coding sequence ATGGCCGATAAACTAAAAATAAAACTTTCTATTGCAGATCGTGTGTATCCTTTAACTATTAATCCACAACAGGAAGAAGGTTTACGCAAGGCGGCGAAGAAAATTGAGGCTATGATCAAGCAATTTGAGCAAAGTTATGCCGTAAGGGATAAGCAAGATGTATTGGCGATGTGCGCCTTGCAGTTTGCTGCCCAAACCGAGCAGAAAGATATAGATAGATCTACCGATACGCTTAAAGCAGAAGATAAACTTAAATCGCTTAATGATTTACTGCAGAAGCACTTGGTGTCATAA